In the genome of Cheilinus undulatus linkage group 6, ASM1832078v1, whole genome shotgun sequence, one region contains:
- the LOC121511233 gene encoding D(1C) dopamine receptor encodes MPWEAITEVTGTWLFGRFCGVWIAFDIMCSTASILNLCIISVDRYWAIASPFKYERKMTHRVAFVMIGVAWTLSILISFIPVQLNWHQAGEEDEEGVKEVMELLVSNGRNFTNSSANLNTSSVAKSCVANLNKTYAISSSLISFYIPVVIMIATYTRIYRIAQTQIRRITSLERAAEQAQNQGHGVNRNQQQHHRPNEEASLKSSFKKETKVLKTLSIIMGVFVFCWLPFFVLNCTVPFCDPPCVSDTTFTVFVWFGWANSSLNPVIYAFNADFRRAFSTILGCNQICPNNTVEAVNFSDELVSYHHDTTLHKEQLVPAQPQQLPRTIDVGSDHLEDMSARFDEESIISNGSRGHNRLLLLPANVQLEDDPELSLETITPFTSVAGLDSEVLIPGQVHQDG; translated from the coding sequence ATGCCATGGGAGGCTATTACAGAAGTGACAGGCACGTGGCTGTTTGGACGTTTTTGTGGTGTCTGGATCGCCTTTGACATCATGTGCTCCACAGCCTCCATCTTGAACCTGTGCATCATCAGTGTGGATCGCTACTGGGCCATTGCCAGCCCGTTTAAGTATGAGCGGAAGATGACTCACCGGGTGGCATTTGTGATGATCGGGGTGGCGTGGACGCTCTCCATCCTGATCTCTTTCATTCCTGTGCAGCTGAACTGGCACCAGGCTggggaggaggatgaggaagggGTTAAGGAAGTGATGGAACTGCTGGTATCCAATGGGAGGAACTTTACAAACAGCAGCGCCAACCTCAACACCAGCTCAGTTGCCAAGAGCTGTGTGGCCAACCTGAACAAAACCTATGCCATCTCCTCTTCTCTGATCAGTTTCTACATTCCAGTGGTGATCATGATCGCTACCTACACCCGGATCTACAGGATCGCTCAAACCCAAATCCGCAGAATTACATCTTTGGAGAGGGCGGCAGAGCAGGCACAGAACCAAGGCCATGGGGTGAACAGgaaccagcagcagcatcacagACCCAATGAAGAAGCCTCATTAAAGTCATCATTCAAGAAGGAGACTAAAGTCCTGAAGACGCTGTCCATCATCATGGGGGTGTTTGTCTTCTGCTGGCTGCCGTTCTTCGTCCTCAACTGCACGGTTCCGTTCTGTGACCCGCCCTGCGTCAGCGACACCACCTTCACCGTCTTCGTCTGGTTCGGCTGGGCCAACTCCTCCCTCAACCCGGTCATCTACGCGTTCAACGCTGACTTCCGCCGGGCTTTCTCCACCATTTTGGGTTGCAACCAGATCTGCCCGAACAACACCGTGGAGGCTGTGAACTTCAGTGACGAGCTTGTCTCATACCACCACGATACGACGCTCCACAAGGAGCAGCTTGTCCCAGCGCAGCCACAGCAGCTTCCTCGCACCATAGACGTCGGATCTGATCACCTGGAGGATATGAGCGCTCGCTTTGATGAGGAGTCGATCATCTCCAATGGCTCCAGGGGCCACAacagactgctgctgcttcCTGCTAATGTCCAGCTGGAGGATGACCCAGAACTGTCCTTGGAAACAATCACACCGTTCACCTCAGTGGCAGGCCTTGACAGTGAGGTTTTAATACCAGGACAAGTCCACCAGGACGGATag